The proteins below are encoded in one region of Conger conger chromosome 17, fConCon1.1, whole genome shotgun sequence:
- the upf3a gene encoding regulator of nonsense transcripts 3A isoform X2, protein MRAENDFLIEGGERKNVDIQFRDLPREQDSVTTNPKPKEEKKEVFTKVILRRLPPSLSKDQLEEQISPLPAYDYFEFFSADQSLYPHLFCRAYINFKNPEDIVHFRDRFDGYVFIDNKGQEYPAIVEFAPFQKVSKKKLKKKDAKAGSIEEDPEYRRFLENYCCDEEKVTANPETLLGEIEAKTRELIAQRSTPLLEYIRNKKLEKQRIREEKREERKRREEEKRKRREEEKRKRREEERRKRKEAEKQKKLAEKEIKFKLLKKCEQDEDVDSDRLKDRGDSGDADTTKLDKTSAHTKAKHPDKDAKDKGQTESDREQRDHGRRPREKEPGGERHRGREETRKRQRHHYEFDKFMRRKEETKWGKGYCQDRAKKEGLPHHAYGPCPDPGAEKPAKGGREDAASRKERIRNKDRPTMQLYQPGVRSRTGAGSGVADCFSTSPEWGAEPRYEVVMGTGSEKSGDE, encoded by the exons ATGAGGGCGGAAAATGACTTTCTGATCGAAGGCGGGGAAAGAAAAAACGTCGACATACAGTTTAGAGACCTTCCAAGGGAGCAGGACAGTGTCACGACAAACCCCAAGcccaaagaagagaaaaaagaagttttTACGAAG GTAATTCTTCGGCGATTGCCACCCAGTCTATCAAAGGACCAACTGGAAGAGCAAATCAGCCCGTTACCTGCTTACGACTATTTTGAATTCTTCTCAGCCGATCAGAG CCTTTATCCCCACCTCTTCTGTAGAGCATACATTAATTTCAAAAACCCAGAAGATATTGTTCACTTCAGAGACCGATTTGATGGCTATGTATTCATCGATAACAAAG GTCAGGAATATCCGGCCATTGTAGAATTTGCACCCTTCCAGAAAGTGTCGAAGAAGAAGCTGAAAAAGAAAGATGCCAAGGCAGGAAGCATTGAGGAAG ATCCGGAGTACAGGAGGTTTTTGGAAAACTACTGCTGTGATGAAGAGAAGGTGACGGCAAACCCAGAAACTCTGCTGGGAGAGATCGAGGCCAAGACCAGAGAGCTCATAG CCCAGAGAAGCACACCGCTCCTGGAGTACATCAGAAACAAGAAGCTGGAGAAGCAG AGAATCCGGGAGGAGAAGCGGGAGGAGAGGAaacggagagaggaggagaagaggaagcggcgggaggaggagaagaggaagcgcagggaggaggagaggagaaagcgCAAGGAGGCCgagaagcagaagaagctcGCCGAGAAGGAAATCAAATTCAAA CTGCTGAAGAAGTGTGAGCAGGACGAGGACGTGGACTCAGACAGGCTGAAGGACCGCGGAGACAGTGGAGACGCAGACACTACCAAACTGGACAAAACCTCAGCACACACCAAGGCCAAACACCCGGACAAGGACGCAAAAGACAA AGGCCAGACAGAGAGCGACAGGGAGCAGCGGGATCACGGGCGCAGGCCGCGGGAGAAGGAGCCGGGCGGGGAGAGACACCGCGGCCGCGAGGAGACGCGGAAGCGGCAGAGGCACCACTACGAGTTCGACAAGTTCATGCGCCGCAAGGAGGAGACCAAGTGGGGCAAGGGCTACTGCCAGGACCGCGCCAAGAAGGAGGGGCTCCCGCACCACGCGTACGGGCCCTGCCCCGACCCGGGCGCGGAGAAACCGGCCAAGGGCGGCCGGGAGGACGCGGCCAGCAGGAAGGAGCGGATCCGCAACAAG GACCGGCCCACGATGCAGCTGTACCAGCCAGGAGTGCGCAGCCGCACCGGGGCGGGGTCGGGGGTCGCGGACTGCTTCAGCACCTCCCCGGAGTGGGGGGCGGAGCCCAGGTACGAGGTCGTCATGGGAACCGGCTCGGAGAAAAGCGGGGACGAATAG
- the upf3a gene encoding regulator of nonsense transcripts 3A isoform X1 translates to MRAENDFLIEGGERKNVDIQFRDLPREQDSVTTNPKPKEEKKEVFTKVILRRLPPSLSKDQLEEQISPLPAYDYFEFFSADQSLYPHLFCRAYINFKNPEDIVHFRDRFDGYVFIDNKGQEYPAIVEFAPFQKVSKKKLKKKDAKAGSIEEDPEYRRFLENYCCDEEKVTANPETLLGEIEAKTRELIAQRSTPLLEYIRNKKLEKQRIREEKREERKRREEEKRKRREEEKRKRREEERRKRKEAEKQKKLAEKEIKFKLLKKCEQDEDVDSDRLKDRGDSGDADTTKLDKTSAHTKAKHPDKDAKDKGQTESDREQRDHGRRPREKEPGGERHRGREETRKRQRHHYEFDKFMRRKEETKWGKGYCQDRAKKEGLPHHAYGPCPDPGAEKPAKGGREDAASRKERIRNKSVLAHQEKRTSQSQGPDQIAGAVEAKDRPTMQLYQPGVRSRTGAGSGVADCFSTSPEWGAEPRYEVVMGTGSEKSGDE, encoded by the exons ATGAGGGCGGAAAATGACTTTCTGATCGAAGGCGGGGAAAGAAAAAACGTCGACATACAGTTTAGAGACCTTCCAAGGGAGCAGGACAGTGTCACGACAAACCCCAAGcccaaagaagagaaaaaagaagttttTACGAAG GTAATTCTTCGGCGATTGCCACCCAGTCTATCAAAGGACCAACTGGAAGAGCAAATCAGCCCGTTACCTGCTTACGACTATTTTGAATTCTTCTCAGCCGATCAGAG CCTTTATCCCCACCTCTTCTGTAGAGCATACATTAATTTCAAAAACCCAGAAGATATTGTTCACTTCAGAGACCGATTTGATGGCTATGTATTCATCGATAACAAAG GTCAGGAATATCCGGCCATTGTAGAATTTGCACCCTTCCAGAAAGTGTCGAAGAAGAAGCTGAAAAAGAAAGATGCCAAGGCAGGAAGCATTGAGGAAG ATCCGGAGTACAGGAGGTTTTTGGAAAACTACTGCTGTGATGAAGAGAAGGTGACGGCAAACCCAGAAACTCTGCTGGGAGAGATCGAGGCCAAGACCAGAGAGCTCATAG CCCAGAGAAGCACACCGCTCCTGGAGTACATCAGAAACAAGAAGCTGGAGAAGCAG AGAATCCGGGAGGAGAAGCGGGAGGAGAGGAaacggagagaggaggagaagaggaagcggcgggaggaggagaagaggaagcgcagggaggaggagaggagaaagcgCAAGGAGGCCgagaagcagaagaagctcGCCGAGAAGGAAATCAAATTCAAA CTGCTGAAGAAGTGTGAGCAGGACGAGGACGTGGACTCAGACAGGCTGAAGGACCGCGGAGACAGTGGAGACGCAGACACTACCAAACTGGACAAAACCTCAGCACACACCAAGGCCAAACACCCGGACAAGGACGCAAAAGACAA AGGCCAGACAGAGAGCGACAGGGAGCAGCGGGATCACGGGCGCAGGCCGCGGGAGAAGGAGCCGGGCGGGGAGAGACACCGCGGCCGCGAGGAGACGCGGAAGCGGCAGAGGCACCACTACGAGTTCGACAAGTTCATGCGCCGCAAGGAGGAGACCAAGTGGGGCAAGGGCTACTGCCAGGACCGCGCCAAGAAGGAGGGGCTCCCGCACCACGCGTACGGGCCCTGCCCCGACCCGGGCGCGGAGAAACCGGCCAAGGGCGGCCGGGAGGACGCGGCCAGCAGGAAGGAGCGGATCCGCAACAAG TCTGTGTTAGCGCATCAGGAGAAACGGACCTCCCAGTCCCAGGGGCCAGACCAGATAGCGGGGGCTGTGGAAGCCAAG GACCGGCCCACGATGCAGCTGTACCAGCCAGGAGTGCGCAGCCGCACCGGGGCGGGGTCGGGGGTCGCGGACTGCTTCAGCACCTCCCCGGAGTGGGGGGCGGAGCCCAGGTACGAGGTCGTCATGGGAACCGGCTCGGAGAAAAGCGGGGACGAATAG
- the cfap97d2 gene encoding uncharacterized protein cfap97d2 encodes MQHRAYQPVLPCGNKYLQLKWDRTDYQMHRSKVKYAKPEIRTDAPRTFGHLQLKLKKLKLEEERMSIIQRDNKTLLDKMSVIMRTTGRIDNKNEYETRSLSRERRQQELRRVTQENREIGERLSRCGPKYSTREWHEDWKRAEGYRDSIARYPRGATQTPKSIKQTKEGKGEKSVKKRSSREKAETDEQKAPDADT; translated from the exons ATGCAGCACCGAGCCTACCAACCCGTCCTTCCGTGCGGAAACAAATACCTGCAGCTGAAATGGGACAGGACCGATTACCAAATGCACAGGAGCAAG GTTAAATATGCAAAACCAGAAATACGCACAGACGCGCCTCGAACGTTCGGTCACCTTCAACTCAAACTAAAAAAGCTGAAG CTTGAAGAAGAACGTATGTCTATAATCCAACGTGATAACAAAACGCTCCTGGACAAGATGTCGGTCATAATGAGAACAACCGGACGAATTGACAACAAAAACGAGTATGAGACAAGAAG TTTGAGTCGCGAGAGGCGGCAGCAGGAACTGCGCCGCGTCACGCAGGAGAACCGGGAGATCGGCGAGCGCTTATCGCGCTGCGGGCCGAAGTACAGCACGCGGGAGTGGCACGAGGACTGGAAAAGAGCCGAGGGGTACAGGGACAGCATCGCCCGCTATCCCCGCGGCGCGACCCAG ACTCCAAAATCCATAAAACAGACCAAGGAAGGAAAGGGGGAGAAATCTGTTAAGAAGCGGAGCAGCCGCGAGAAAGCGGAAACTGACGAGCAGAAAGCGCCCGATGCGGACACATAG